A single window of Mycobacterium sp. ITM-2016-00318 DNA harbors:
- a CDS encoding response regulator transcription factor, which produces MTRVMIADDDTVVRDVVRRYLERDGLEVAVARDGNEALRLLGTQRIDVAVLDVMMPGPDGLALCRSLRQRGDHTIPVILLTALGEEDDRIAGLEAGADDYLTKPFSPRELALRVRSVLRRAPTPVGVSPVELSVGELKVSAASRSVTVRGRPVSLTNREFELLLFFMTHSDTVFSREELLKQVWRWDFGDLSTVTVHVKRLRSKLGDQHRVQTVWGRGYLWGGDERSRVEQTG; this is translated from the coding sequence GTGACGCGCGTAATGATTGCCGACGACGACACCGTCGTGCGCGATGTCGTGCGCCGCTATCTGGAACGCGACGGCCTCGAGGTGGCTGTCGCCCGGGACGGCAACGAAGCGCTTCGCCTGCTCGGCACGCAGCGTATCGACGTAGCGGTGCTCGACGTCATGATGCCCGGCCCCGACGGCCTGGCGCTGTGCCGAAGCCTCCGCCAGCGCGGTGACCACACGATTCCGGTCATTCTGCTGACCGCGCTCGGCGAGGAAGACGATCGGATCGCGGGGCTCGAGGCGGGTGCCGACGATTATCTGACCAAGCCGTTCAGCCCGCGCGAACTGGCGCTGCGGGTGCGTTCCGTGCTGCGCCGGGCGCCCACACCGGTCGGGGTGTCGCCGGTGGAGCTCTCCGTGGGTGAGCTGAAGGTGTCGGCTGCGTCGCGGTCGGTGACAGTGCGGGGCAGGCCGGTCAGCCTCACCAATCGCGAGTTCGAGCTGTTGCTGTTCTTCATGACGCACTCCGACACGGTCTTCTCGCGCGAGGAATTGCTGAAGCAGGTATGGCGGTGGGATTTCGGTGACCTGTCGACGGTGACCGTGCACGTGAAGCGCCTGCGTTCCAAGCTCGGTGACCAGCATCGGGTGCAGACGGTGTGGGGCCGCGGATATTTGTGGGGCGGCGATGAGCGGTCGCGGGTAGAGCAGACCGGGTAA
- a CDS encoding cytochrome b, whose protein sequence is MPLGNGDHGYGAVTETLHWLTVFAILGQFLVGWTMEGDDEAFYREKDRIDALEDAGKDRAKEQGDAAEDAFKDEIDRLEDNLDAREDDYVSAAFSDVFSGGLLADGVSLPEIHVLLGLSVVTLGLLRVSWRAAAPLPPWAPYLRPGERRLEAALEKLLLTLLFVVPGTGLLLIATGDDWLAAHIAAQFILLAVIAVHVGLVLSHTVVRRDGQLRRML, encoded by the coding sequence ATGCCCCTGGGAAACGGCGACCACGGCTACGGCGCCGTCACCGAGACCCTGCACTGGCTGACGGTGTTCGCGATCCTCGGCCAGTTTCTGGTCGGCTGGACCATGGAGGGCGACGATGAGGCCTTCTATCGCGAGAAGGATCGCATCGACGCTCTCGAGGACGCCGGCAAGGACCGAGCCAAGGAGCAGGGCGACGCGGCAGAGGACGCGTTCAAGGACGAGATCGACAGACTGGAGGACAACTTGGACGCGCGCGAGGACGACTATGTGTCGGCGGCGTTCTCCGACGTGTTCTCCGGTGGCCTCCTGGCAGACGGCGTTTCGCTACCGGAAATCCATGTCCTCCTTGGCCTTTCGGTCGTGACGCTCGGGCTTCTGCGGGTGTCGTGGCGGGCCGCGGCTCCCCTACCTCCATGGGCTCCATACCTCCGCCCCGGTGAGCGACGGCTCGAAGCGGCGCTGGAGAAGCTGTTGCTCACGTTGTTGTTCGTGGTTCCGGGAACGGGTCTGCTGCTGATCGCGACCGGAGACGATTGGCTTGCGGCGCACATCGCCGCTCAATTTATCCTCTTGGCTGTCATCGCGGTACACGTCGGGTTGGTGTTGAGCCACACAGTCGTCCGGCGCGACGGCCAACTGCGGCGAATGCTGTGA
- a CDS encoding glycosyltransferase family 2 protein, with amino-acid sequence MADGSVTVVLPCLNEAASLPGVLAALPDGYRPLVVDNNSTDGTAEVARRLGAHVVAERRRGYGSAVHAGVEAATTPIVAVVDADGSLDPADLPALVDELDRGADMAIGRRRPVPGLHWPWHARLGTAAVCWRLRSHYGLPVHDIAPMRVARREPLLALGVTDRRTGYPVELMVRAAEAGWTVVERDVPYGPRTGGKSKVSGSLRGSVHAGLDFWRAIA; translated from the coding sequence ATGGCCGACGGTTCCGTCACGGTGGTGCTGCCCTGTCTCAACGAAGCTGCCTCCCTTCCCGGCGTGCTTGCCGCTTTGCCGGATGGGTACAGGCCACTGGTGGTGGACAACAACAGCACAGACGGCACGGCCGAGGTCGCGCGCCGGCTCGGGGCCCATGTAGTGGCCGAACGTCGACGCGGATACGGCTCGGCCGTGCATGCGGGGGTGGAGGCGGCTACCACACCGATCGTCGCAGTTGTGGACGCCGACGGTTCGCTGGATCCCGCTGATCTACCCGCGTTGGTCGACGAACTCGACCGTGGCGCCGACATGGCGATCGGTCGACGACGGCCGGTGCCGGGCCTGCACTGGCCTTGGCACGCCCGGTTGGGCACCGCGGCGGTGTGCTGGCGACTGCGCAGCCACTACGGGCTGCCGGTTCACGACATCGCGCCGATGCGCGTCGCCCGGCGCGAACCTCTGCTGGCGCTCGGCGTCACCGACCGCCGCACCGGATACCCGGTCGAGCTGATGGTGCGAGCCGCCGAGGCAGGCTGGACGGTGGTCGAACGCGATGTGCCCTACGGACCGCGCACCGGCGGCAAGTCGAAGGTCAGCGGGTCGCTTCGCGGTAGCGTCCATGCGGGAT
- a CDS encoding cell wall metabolism sensor histidine kinase WalK, whose translation MPPHELWEIAGWALACSVPVVLAGALIIKLARSWSLAVSMVALVLIPTIATFTGVLGASGFMVTGMFERIAVVLVIVSIVTIPAAIMMARYQARRTVWEQEIRDSEQAAEVSRRQLVAFVSHDLRTPLAGIRAVSEAIADGVVADDEVRDHAKHIEQESIRLSEMVDDLFEMSKINAGAVQPAFDKVALDEVVDDVMSAHRIAAERAGVVLTADLPTDPVRVVGSDRALVRVLSNLVANAIAHTPEGGKVELALGCDENGAWARVDDTGVGIDEVDLPRVFDVAYRGSNGRVPRSDASLPSGSGLGLAIAAGLVQAHRGTLSARNLDTGARFEVRLPLAVD comes from the coding sequence ATGCCGCCGCACGAACTCTGGGAGATCGCCGGGTGGGCCCTGGCGTGTTCGGTCCCGGTGGTGCTCGCGGGCGCGCTGATCATCAAGTTGGCTCGGTCGTGGTCGCTGGCGGTCAGCATGGTCGCGCTTGTGTTGATCCCGACGATCGCCACGTTCACCGGAGTTTTGGGCGCAAGCGGGTTCATGGTGACCGGGATGTTCGAGCGGATCGCCGTCGTGCTGGTCATCGTGTCGATCGTGACGATCCCCGCCGCCATCATGATGGCGCGCTATCAGGCCCGCCGGACGGTGTGGGAACAGGAGATCCGCGACTCGGAGCAGGCCGCCGAGGTGTCGAGACGACAGTTGGTCGCCTTCGTCAGCCATGACCTGCGTACGCCGCTGGCGGGTATCCGCGCCGTGTCGGAGGCCATCGCCGACGGCGTGGTCGCCGACGACGAGGTTCGCGATCACGCCAAACACATCGAACAGGAGTCGATTCGGCTTTCCGAGATGGTCGACGATCTGTTCGAGATGTCGAAGATCAACGCGGGTGCGGTCCAGCCCGCCTTCGACAAGGTAGCGCTCGACGAGGTCGTAGACGATGTGATGTCGGCGCATCGCATCGCGGCCGAGCGCGCCGGCGTGGTGCTGACGGCGGATCTGCCCACCGACCCGGTGCGAGTGGTCGGCAGTGACCGCGCGCTGGTGCGGGTGCTGTCGAACTTGGTCGCCAACGCAATCGCGCACACCCCGGAGGGCGGCAAGGTGGAGCTGGCACTGGGCTGCGACGAGAACGGTGCGTGGGCCCGCGTAGATGACACCGGTGTCGGCATTGACGAAGTAGACCTGCCACGGGTGTTCGACGTGGCGTACCGCGGGTCGAACGGCCGGGTGCCGCGCTCGGACGCGTCGCTGCCGAGCGGATCCGGCCTTGGCCTTGCGATCGCCGCCGGTTTGGTGCAGGCGCATCGGGGCACGCTGTCCGCGCGCAACCTGGACACAGGAGCGCGGTTCGAGGTCCGGCTGCCGCTGGCAGTCGACTGA